Below is a genomic region from Fusobacterium canifelinum.
CATAATTTTTAATTTTTTTATTATCTAACTTGGCTGCCTTGTTATGAATTAATAATAACTTATTTTCTTTCTTATTTCCTTTTCTATATGGACTAATATACTTCTATGGAATAAAAATATTTTTACAAGATTTTAGTTCTATTTTTAAGTTTTATTAATAAGTATATTTATTATTTATTAAATATTTTTTCATAAATTTTATCCATTCTTTTAAATTTCTTTTATATTTAGCATATTTTCTTCCAACTTCTTCTCTTTCTTCTATTTTTTTAATAAGTTCCTCTTCTCTTTTTGGAGTATTCACTTTTTCTCTTCTTAAAATTTCCAATTCATCTAAATATTTAAAATACTCTTTTCCTCTTCTTTTCAGTTCTTCTAATTTTTTATTTTTCTCATTAATTATATCTATATGTTCTCTCTTAATATTTTCTTTTGTCCAGATTATCTCATTATCTAAGTTTCTTATTTCATCAGGATAATTATAGATTGATATCTCAATTGCTAAATACTCATCATTCCAATTATAGAGATATAACCATTCAAAATACTCTTCTTCTACTTTACTAAGAACCTTGTAAAAAACTGCATCATAACCTATCTCAGGCAAATCAAAAGGCTCTTCATGACTATAACAACTTTCTAGCTGTTCTTGATACTTTCCTATTATTTCAATCTTTTGTTCTTTCCATATAAACTTTAAAATTTTTTCTTTACACCTATTTAAAAAAACATATAATTCAGTGTCTGAAAACTCATCTAAAAAAATAAATGTATCATCTTGCATTTACATCCCTCTTTTCTATTATGATTTCTGATTTAATAGAATTTTCTATTTTTTTATTGTATTGTATTTTTTGTTTTAAATCAATTACTTTTATATAGTAAAAAAGAAGCTATTGTAAATTTACAATAACTTCTCTGTTTTTATTTCATATTAATTTTCTCATATGCCTTTTTAAATTCTTCAAGACTTATTCCATATCTATTTAGTTTAGCCATAAATTGTTTTCCATTTGAATAGCCTATACCTAGCTCTGCACCAAGTAAGGCTCTTAAATCAGATGAATTATTTTTACCAATTAAGTTATAATCTATCATTAAATCTAAGTTAAAAATATTCTCTGAATTGTCTAAACTAAATCTTGCCTTTTCAAGTGCAGTGACAATATCCTCAGGAGAGGCATTTTCAACTCCAATATCTCCATCTTTTGTGCCACTTACACGAGAAATATAAGCATTCTTTGCATTGGGAAAATGTTTGCATAAGTATTTTCTTATTTCTTCACCTGCATAGTCAGGGTCTGTTAAAATTATAAGTCCTTTGTTTTCATAGGCAAGCTTTAATAGCTCTATACTTTTATTTTTTCTAACAGCATGACCATTGACTTGAAATACTTCTGCATCAACAGCATTTTTAACTGCCGAAATATCATCTTTTCCTTCAACAACAATAACTTCTTTTATTTTCTTTTTCATTTTTATCCTTATTAAAATTCTGCATTATTTGGAGTTCTTGGGAAAGGTATTACGTCTCTGATATTTTGCATACCAGTTAGATACATCATCATTCTTTCAAAACCTAATCCATATCCAGAGTGAGGGAAACTTCCAAATCTTCTTAAATCTAAATAAAATTCATAGTCTTCTTCATTAAGTCCGAGTTCTTTCATTCTCTTTGTAAGAAGTTCATAGTTATCTTCTCTTTGAGAACCACCAATTATTTCTCCAATTCCTGGCGCTAATAAGTCCATAGCTCTAACAGTTTTGTTATCTTCATTAAGTTTCATATAGAAAGCCTTAATATCTTTTGGATAATCAGTTACAAACACTGGCTTTTTAAAATATTCTTCTGCTAAATATCTTTCATGTTCACTTTGTAAGTCTATTCCCCATTTGACAGGAAATTCAAATTTTTTTCCAGATTTTTCTAAAATTTCTATTGCTTCTGTATAAGTAACTCTTCCAAAATCATTGTTAAGTACATTATTTAATTTATCAAATAGTCCTTTTTCGATAAATGAATTAAAGAATTCCATTTCTTCAGGACAATTATCCATAACATATCTAATGATATATTTAACCATAGCTTCTGCAAGCTCCATATTAGCACCTAAGTCAGCAAAAGCTATTTCAGGTTCTATCATCCAGAATTCAGAAGCATGTCTTGCTGTATTTGAATATTCTGCTCTAAATGTTGGTCCAAAAGTATAGATATCTCTAAAAGCAGCACAATAAGTTTCTCCATTTAATTGACCACTAACTGTTAAGTTTGTAGATTTACCAAAGAAATCCTTAGAGAAGTCAATCTCACCATTTTCTTTTTTAGGTACTTTATTTAAGTCAAGAGTTGTGATTCTAAACATTTCTCCAGCACCCTCAGCATCAGAACCAGTTATGATTGGAGTGTGAACATAAACAAAGTTATTTTCTTGGAAAAATTTATGTATTGCATAAGCAAGTACAGATCTAACTCTAAATACTGCTGAAAAAGTATTTGTTCTTGCTCTTAAATGAGCTTTAGTTCTTAAATATTCAAAAGTATGTCTTTTATTTTGTAATGGATATTCTAAGTCAGCTTTTTGGAAAATTTCTATTTTATGAGCTTTAACTTCTAAATCTTGTCCGCTACCTTCTGATTTAACAAGAGTTCCTTTTACTTTAATAGTAGATGCTATTGAAAGTCTTGAAACTTCATCAAAATTTTCAAGTCCTTCTTCAAAAACTATTTGAACTCCCTTAAAGAATGAACCATCATTTAATTCAATAAAACCAAATTTCTTTTGGTCTCTTATCTTTCTTACCCAACCAAAAAGTTCTATCTCTTTGTTTAGATAATCTTCTCCATGTCTAAAAATATCTTTTACAGTAATCATATTATCCCCCTAGTTTTTAAAATCTTTTTCATCTACAATTTCTATATTATCTAAATGTTCTTTTACCTGTGCTTTAAATTGGTCTAAATACATTCTTCTATATATTTCTCTATCTTTTGTTTCTTCTTCTGTAAGTTTTCTTTCCTTACTTAATTTTGCATAATAATTTACTTTTGCAATTATATCTTTCATTTCCATTTTTTACCTCTAATAAAAATATTTTTGCTATTCAAAAGATTATAGCACTGTGAACTTACTTTGTAAAGCTTTAGTCTATTTTAAAGTTTGAGTATTGTTGACATGTATGACAAGCCCCATGGCTATTGAAATAGCAAGAAGTGATGAACCTCCTGAACTTATAAATGGTAAAGGGATACCAAATACAGGAATTAAACCTATTGCAACTCCAATATTTATTATAACTTGTGTTATAAGATAGCCTGCTATTCCTCCAACAAGATACTTAGAAAAATATGATTTTGAGTTATTTGCAACTCCCATTATCAAGAAAAATAATGAGAAGAATGAGAAAAGAATAATAATCATACCAACAAAACCTGTTTCTTCTGCAAAGTTTGCTATTGCAAAGTCAGTTTCTACTTCTGGTATATAGTTATATTTTTGTACTCCATTTCCTAGACCTTTACCTAATACTCCACCTGTTCCAAAAGCAATAAGAGACTGATAAATTTGATAAGCATCTTCTCTAGTATAGTTACCATGTAAAATTCCATCTATAAATGCTCTTATTCTATGTTGTTTATAACCTGATGAAAAGTGAAGTGCTAAATAAAGTAATCCTGGTATAGAAATAAGTAGTCCAAAAAATGCTGGAAAAATAACTTTATTTGGAATATCTGATAAAAATATCATAAAACAAGCTATCATAATATAGTGTATAGCTGTTCCCATATCATGTAAAGCAAATGTTATTAGCATAAAGAATATAAGTGTATAAAAAAGAATAGAAGAAAAATTCTTTTTATAAGGCATTTTTTTATTGTCATCTTTTCCTCTTGCAAGTATATTTGCTAAAAGCATAATAAATGGTACTTTAAAGAGTTCTGGAATTTGTAAACTTACAGGTCCCATATGAACCCAACCTTTACCACCATTTATAGTTGGAAACAGACTATCTGGACCAAAGGCAATAATTAGAAAGATTGCAGAACTGCTTGCTAAAACAAAGAATCTAAATCCAGCTTTGGTTATTACTTTATGAATTGTACTTCCAAACTTTACTGTTACTCCAAAAATTAATAAAGAAACAAGTAAAATCATAGATTGTTTAATTATCTTTGCAAGCATTATCTTGTTATCAAATCTTGAGATGGAACTAAAAAAATTAATACAGCCAAGTATGATCAGTATTAAAAAAAATGAAACAATAATGCTTTTTCTTCTACCTATTAAATCTTTTTCTTTTTCATTCTCTCTTTCTTTCTGTATATCATTTACTTTTTTATAAAGAGTTTTATTTTCAACAATATCGTCGTCTATAACTAAATTTTTTTTCATTTTTACCCCTAAAAATTAATAATTTATATTATAACATATTTTATGGTTACATTTCTAAAAAAAAATGATAAAATAAAAAGGATAATTAAATAAAAAAGTGAGAGGGGCAGTCTATGAAAATTAAAAAAATTTTTTTATTTTTGTTATTGTTTGTAGGTTTTGAATTATTAGCAGTTAGTAAATTACCAAAAAATCTTTTTAATTCAGATAAAATAAATATATTAAAAAAAGGAATTTTAAATGGTCCTATTAATGTTTATTATCCAAATGGAAAGATACAGTCAAAGCAATTCTTTATCAATAATAGAAAAGCTGGGATTTGGCAATATTTCTATGAAAATGGAAAACTAAAAACAGAAATTGTCTATAATATAATGTCAAATGAAGAAGAAGGTATTGTAAAGAATTATGATGAAAAAGGTGTCATAATAAGTGAGGGAAAAATAGTTAATAATAACATGGCAGGTGTTTGGAACCATTATGATGAAAAAGGAAGAAAGAACTATACCTATGATTTTGTAAAGGGGATAATTATTGCTTATGATGAGAAAGGTAAAGTTATATTTCAAGTTACTGAAGGAGATTTAGCTAGGCGTTTTCAAGAAATACAACAGGAGATAAATGATGATAGAATTAGAGCTAATGAGGAAAAAAATTGATGAAATAGATGACAAACTTTTGGCTCTTTTTAAAGAAAGATTAGAAGTTTCAAAAAAAATTGGACTGTTAAAGAAAAAACATAAGATGGAAATTTTTGATCCTCAAAGAGAAAAAGAAATCATAGATAGTTGTACTCAAAATATTAGTGAAGATGAAAAAAAATATGTAGAGAAATTTTTAAAAAATATTATGGATATAAGTAAGGAGGTTCAATCAAAATGAGAAAATTTGGACTTCTAGGAAAAAAACTTTCTCATTCACTATCTCCACTGTTACATAATACTTTTTTTGAAGATATAGGGCTAAAAGATGAATATAAGTTATATGAAGTTGATGAAACTGAAATAGATAATTTTAAAGACTATATGCTTGAAAATTCTATTGAAGGAGTAAATATAACAGTTCCTTATAAAAAAATTTTTTTAGATAAGTTAGATTATATAAGTGATGAGGCAAAGGGAATAGGTGCTATAAATCTTCTATATATAAAAGATAATAAATTTTATGGAGATAACACTGATTACTATGGCTTTAAATATACCCTGACAAAAAATGACATAGAGGTAAAAAATAAAAAGATAGCAATTATTGGAAAAGGTGGAGCAAGTGCCAGTGTCTATAAAGTATTAAAAGATATGGGAGCTGGAGATATAACTTTCTATTTTAGAAAGGACAAATTAAGTGAAATAGAATTTTCAGAAAATATGGAAGGAGATATAATAATTAATACAACTCCTGTTGGAATGTATCCTAATATCTACGATAATCTTGTAAATGAAGAAATTTTAAAGAATTTTAAAATAGCAATAGATTTAATCTACAATCCTTTGGAAACAGAATTTTTAAAAATTGCAAGGAAAAATGGATTAAAAACTATAAATGGTATGGATATGTTGATTGAACAAGCTTTAAAGACAGATGAAATTTTATATGGTATTCTGTTATCAACTCAACTTAGAAATAAAATTAGAAAAAAAATAAAAAAGAAGGTAGAAGAATTCTATGAAAATAATGGTAATTAATGGTCCTAATTTGAATATGTTAGGGATAAGAGAAAAAAATATCTATGGTACTTTTAGTTATGGTGATTTATGTAAATATATTAAAGATTATCCAGAATATAAAGATAAAAATATAGAGTTTGAATTTTTACAAAGTAATGTTGAAGGTGAAATAGTAAATTTTATTCAGGAAGCATATAATAAAAAATATGATGGAATTATTTTAAATGCAGGTGGCTATACTCATACTTCAGTATCAATTCATGATGCTATAAAGGCAGTTAGTATACCAACTGTTGAA
It encodes:
- the rnmV gene encoding ribonuclease M5 — translated: MKKKIKEVIVVEGKDDISAVKNAVDAEVFQVNGHAVRKNKSIELLKLAYENKGLIILTDPDYAGEEIRKYLCKHFPNAKNAYISRVSGTKDGDIGVENASPEDIVTALEKARFSLDNSENIFNLDLMIDYNLIGKNNSSDLRALLGAELGIGYSNGKQFMAKLNRYGISLEEFKKAYEKINMK
- a CDS encoding DUF896 domain-containing protein, translated to MEMKDIIAKVNYYAKLSKERKLTEEETKDREIYRRMYLDQFKAQVKEHLDNIEIVDEKDFKN
- a CDS encoding toxin-antitoxin system YwqK family antitoxin yields the protein MKIKKIFLFLLLFVGFELLAVSKLPKNLFNSDKINILKKGILNGPINVYYPNGKIQSKQFFINNRKAGIWQYFYENGKLKTEIVYNIMSNEEEGIVKNYDEKGVIISEGKIVNNNMAGVWNHYDEKGRKNYTYDFVKGIIIAYDEKGKVIFQVTEGDLARRFQEIQQEINDDRIRANEEKN
- the aroQ gene encoding type II 3-dehydroquinate dehydratase, coding for MKIMVINGPNLNMLGIREKNIYGTFSYGDLCKYIKDYPEYKDKNIEFEFLQSNVEGEIVNFIQEAYNKKYDGIILNAGGYTHTSVSIHDAIKAVSIPTVEVHISNIHAREEFRTVCMTSSACIGQITGLGKFGYILAVVYLIEYYNK
- the asnS gene encoding asparagine--tRNA ligase, with product MITVKDIFRHGEDYLNKEIELFGWVRKIRDQKKFGFIELNDGSFFKGVQIVFEEGLENFDEVSRLSIASTIKVKGTLVKSEGSGQDLEVKAHKIEIFQKADLEYPLQNKRHTFEYLRTKAHLRARTNTFSAVFRVRSVLAYAIHKFFQENNFVYVHTPIITGSDAEGAGEMFRITTLDLNKVPKKENGEIDFSKDFFGKSTNLTVSGQLNGETYCAAFRDIYTFGPTFRAEYSNTARHASEFWMIEPEIAFADLGANMELAEAMVKYIIRYVMDNCPEEMEFFNSFIEKGLFDKLNNVLNNDFGRVTYTEAIEILEKSGKKFEFPVKWGIDLQSEHERYLAEEYFKKPVFVTDYPKDIKAFYMKLNEDNKTVRAMDLLAPGIGEIIGGSQREDNYELLTKRMKELGLNEEDYEFYLDLRRFGSFPHSGYGLGFERMMMYLTGMQNIRDVIPFPRTPNNAEF
- a CDS encoding shikimate dehydrogenase family protein yields the protein MRKFGLLGKKLSHSLSPLLHNTFFEDIGLKDEYKLYEVDETEIDNFKDYMLENSIEGVNITVPYKKIFLDKLDYISDEAKGIGAINLLYIKDNKFYGDNTDYYGFKYTLTKNDIEVKNKKIAIIGKGGASASVYKVLKDMGAGDITFYFRKDKLSEIEFSENMEGDIIINTTPVGMYPNIYDNLVNEEILKNFKIAIDLIYNPLETEFLKIARKNGLKTINGMDMLIEQALKTDEILYGILLSTQLRNKIRKKIKKKVEEFYENNGN
- a CDS encoding chorismate mutase encodes the protein MIELELMRKKIDEIDDKLLALFKERLEVSKKIGLLKKKHKMEIFDPQREKEIIDSCTQNISEDEKKYVEKFLKNIMDISKEVQSK
- a CDS encoding FtsW/RodA/SpoVE family cell cycle protein; this encodes MKKNLVIDDDIVENKTLYKKVNDIQKERENEKEKDLIGRRKSIIVSFFLILIILGCINFFSSISRFDNKIMLAKIIKQSMILLVSLLIFGVTVKFGSTIHKVITKAGFRFFVLASSSAIFLIIAFGPDSLFPTINGGKGWVHMGPVSLQIPELFKVPFIMLLANILARGKDDNKKMPYKKNFSSILFYTLIFFMLITFALHDMGTAIHYIMIACFMIFLSDIPNKVIFPAFFGLLISIPGLLYLALHFSSGYKQHRIRAFIDGILHGNYTREDAYQIYQSLIAFGTGGVLGKGLGNGVQKYNYIPEVETDFAIANFAEETGFVGMIIILFSFFSLFFLIMGVANNSKSYFSKYLVGGIAGYLITQVIINIGVAIGLIPVFGIPLPFISSGGSSLLAISIAMGLVIHVNNTQTLK